A window of [Ruminococcus] lactaris ATCC 29176 genomic DNA:
ATACCGCTTATCCATAAATAATGCCTGATCCTGCCGGTGGTCATACTCGTACTGCTGGTTCGCGATACAGCCATAATACCCGATCTTATGATGCTCTCTCTTTGTGATCACACTGGCAGCGGCACGGTAAATCACCGGCTTCAGTCCCATCTTCTTAAAATTTTCGATCGCCAGACGAACCACTTTTTCAAATCCAAGGCTGTAGCGGATATTTACGACCTTCTTTTTTGACAGATCCTTTCCGGTATTAATAAATCCGATCCGGTAACCTTCTGTATAGACATCTGCCATCTTCTGTAAAGTCTCCTGCGGAAGATTTCTCAGATGATGTGCTGTTCCCAGTTCATTTTTGGAAATGTACTCGCCAAAACGGTATAAATATTCATCCGAATCAAGGTCCGCCGTCTCGATCAGATCTGCCGCAAAAGAAAAGGACGGATCGATCTGCTCCAGAATCCGGTCTGCAAGAAATACATCGCAGTAATCACTGGCATACCAGTATAAGATCTCCCGGATCTGTTCTGCGGATGGAATCTGCTTCTCTGCCCCGGCTGCTCCGCTTTCTTTTTCATCCGCTGTGCTCTGTTCCGATGCTTCCTCCAGTGCAGCATTCTCAAAACAGTTATACACCTCGATAAATAACTCATACAGAATGGTCAGATAATCTGTCTTCTCCTCAAACGCATAAGAGATGCCGCCCCGCAATTCTGCATAAAGTAAACTGAGCAGTTGTCCCATTTCTGTTCCAAAACTGCTCACTGCATATTCCGGATTTGCATAACTCCGTTCATAATTTTTATCCAGAATGTCACTGTAAAGTATTTCATTTAAGCTACGCATCTGCTCCAGCGTGTAGTTTTCCCATTCTCCTGAAGCTACTTTCCGTCTTGTATTCTCCAGCTCCAGTAAAAATAATGCCACATCCTGAAAATATCCCACGTATGCCTTCTCGACCGTCTCTTCCGTCACCATAGACCGGATCCGGTTGACCGCCAGTTCATGCCTTTCCCGGCACTGTTCATTTCTTTCTTTCTGAATTTCTGATAAACTCATCTATCCAAGACCTCCTACCAAGATTGCCATAAATAAGATCAGCGTGATAACACCAACACCAAGTCCGATTTTACAATTTAAATACCGTCTGTCTCTTTCTAAAAATCCCTGTACTGCACAGTACATTCCATATATATCAATCACAAAGGATACCACTGAAAGTCCTCCCACAATCCCTGCCGCTTTCCCCCTGGAAAGGAATGCATATAAAATACATCCTGCCAGAATCACCAGTGAACCTCCGGTACACCAGCAGGAAATACTTCCTCTCCGCGATGGCTTCAGGTAGGACTGTCCATACTTTCTCATCCCGCGTTTCTTTCGTTCTTTTTCTCTACGACGTTCTTCTTCACTTTTTCCTATTCCGAACATGTCTTCTCCTTATCAGATCTCCTGTCATATAGATGAGGAATCCCAGTACTCCGCCAACAGTATTGAGCAGGATATCATCTACATCAAAACTTCCAACTTTTGTAAGCAACTGCATCACTTCTACCCCCAGGCTCAGACCCATACTGTAAAATAACGTTCTAAAGAAACTTTTTCTTTTCCCCGCCATTGTAAGAAAGTAGCCATAAGGCATAAAAATAAGTATATTTCCAAACAGATTAGAAAATACCGCAAATGTTCCCAACTGATTGCGGTAAAGAATAAACCGTTTAATTTCCCTGAACAAAACCAGATTATAATGATAATCTTCCATCACGCCTTCTCTGCCATACCAATCTGATAAAAAAAGGAAGTATACCAGAAAAAATATATATAAAATAAACAGAACCTTTCCCAGCGTCCTGACTCTCTTCGCTTCTTTATTCGTCAAAATCCTGCACCTTCATAAAAAGCCCCCTCCTTTTCCCGGGAGGGGACTGCCCTTTTAAAATGTAATCTCGTTCTTATTTTTTAACAGACTTGCACCATTCACAATGGAAATGACTCCCGCAGCCACACCTGTCACAAGGATGATAATTCCAATTACAATACTGCCTGCACCACTGTTCTTCATTGTACGATATGCCTTTTCCATAAAATGTGTCTCCTTATTTTACTCCATACTTTTCATAATATGCGTCGATCGCCGCTTTTAATGTATCATCAATGACAACTTTGCCGTTGCACTCTTTATTATACAGACACTCTACGACCTCTTCCATTGTAACGATCGCCGCTGTATCAAATCCGTAAAGTTCTTTTATTTCATCCAATGCACACTTTTCGCCGCCTTTACCGACTTCCATACGGTTCAGTGAAACCATCAGTCCTACGATCGTTACATCAGCCGCACCTTTTACCTTTGGAACAGTTTCTTCCATGGACTTACCGGATGTTGTAACATCTTCGATCATGATGACTCTGTCGCCGTCTTTTAATTTGCTGCCAAGGAAACTTCCCTTATCCGCTCCATGATCTTTTTCCTCTTTCCGGTCTGAACAGTAACGGACTTCTTTTCCGTAAAGTTCACTGTATGCGATCGCAGTAACGATTCCCAGCGGAATACCCTTATATGCCGGTCCGAATAATACATCAAAATCATCCCCGTATGTATCATGGATCGCCTTTGCATAATATTCACCCAGTCTCTTTAACTGAGAACCTGTCACATATGCTCCTGCATTCATGAAGAATGGAGATTTTCTTCCGCTTTTCAGTGTGAAATCTCCGAATTTCAGAACATCACTCTCTACCATAAATTCGATAAATTCTTTCTTGTATGCTTCCATCGTTCCTGTCCTCCTATTTTACAATTCCAACCATATCTTTTACAGTCTCAAAGCCATTCTTTTTCATATATGCCTCGATTCCGTCGATCACCTTCAAAGTCACTGCCGGATCATGGAAGTTTGCCGTTCCGACCGACACCGCACTTGCTCCTGCAAGCAGAAATTCTATCGCATCCTCCGCACAGGAAATGCCACCCATTCCGATGATCGGAATATTGACCGCCTGTGCCACCTGATAAACCATACGGACTGCGATCGGCTTTACGATCGGACCTGAAACTCCCCCGGTTTTATTTGCTACGGCAAATGTCTTCCGGTTGATATCGATCTTCATACCGGTCAGTGTATTGATCAGGGAAACTGCATCCGCTCCTCCTGCCTCTGTAGCCTTTGCGATCTCAGTAATATCCGTTACATTCGGCGTCAGCTTCATGATGATCGGCTGCTTCGCAATCTTTTTGATCTGTCCGGTCAATTCTTCTACATGCTTTGCATCCTGCCCAAAAGCGAGAAAACCTGCATTCACATTTGGGCAGGAAATGTTGATCTCCATCATATCGATCGGCTCATCCGCCAGTCGTTCTACCACTTCCAGGTACTCTTCCGGTGCATGACCACAGACATTCACAATGATCTTTGTATCAAACTTCTTCAGATACGGGATATCCCTTTTGCAGAACAGATCAATCCCCGGATTCTGCAATCCGATGGCATTCATCATTCCACCATAAACTTCTGCCACACGCGGTGTCGGATTTCCCGGCCATGGCACATTTGCCACACCTTTGGTCGTTACAGCTCCCAGGCGGTTCAGATCAACAAATTCAGAAAACTCTTCTCCTGAGCCAAATGTTCCTGATGCAACTGTCACCGGATTCTTCCACTCTACTCCGGCTATCTTTACACTCATATCCATCAGATCTCCACCTCCGTCGCCAGGAATACCGGACCGTCTTTACAGATCCGCTTATTATTCACATTACTGTGGGCATCCTTTTCTTTTGACCTGCATACGCACGCAAGACAGGCACCGATTCCACACGCCATTCTTTCTTCCAGGGAAATGTAACATTCGATTCCCTGCTCTTCTGCGTACTGCTTAATGGCACGCAGCATCGGCGTTGGTCCGCACGCATAAATCATGTCTGCTTTCAGTCCATTCTCGCGGATCGCATCCATAACATTTCCCTTTGTTCCGA
This region includes:
- the pyrE gene encoding orotate phosphoribosyltransferase — its product is MEAYKKEFIEFMVESDVLKFGDFTLKSGRKSPFFMNAGAYVTGSQLKRLGEYYAKAIHDTYGDDFDVLFGPAYKGIPLGIVTAIAYSELYGKEVRYCSDRKEEKDHGADKGSFLGSKLKDGDRVIMIEDVTTSGKSMEETVPKVKGAADVTIVGLMVSLNRMEVGKGGEKCALDEIKELYGFDTAAIVTMEEVVECLYNKECNGKVVIDDTLKAAIDAYYEKYGVK
- a CDS encoding VanZ family protein; this encodes MTNKEAKRVRTLGKVLFILYIFFLVYFLFLSDWYGREGVMEDYHYNLVLFREIKRFILYRNQLGTFAVFSNLFGNILIFMPYGYFLTMAGKRKSFFRTLFYSMGLSLGVEVMQLLTKVGSFDVDDILLNTVGGVLGFLIYMTGDLIRRRHVRNRKK
- a CDS encoding dihydroorotate dehydrogenase, producing MDMSVKIAGVEWKNPVTVASGTFGSGEEFSEFVDLNRLGAVTTKGVANVPWPGNPTPRVAEVYGGMMNAIGLQNPGIDLFCKRDIPYLKKFDTKIIVNVCGHAPEEYLEVVERLADEPIDMMEINISCPNVNAGFLAFGQDAKHVEELTGQIKKIAKQPIIMKLTPNVTDITEIAKATEAGGADAVSLINTLTGMKIDINRKTFAVANKTGGVSGPIVKPIAVRMVYQVAQAVNIPIIGMGGISCAEDAIEFLLAGASAVSVGTANFHDPAVTLKVIDGIEAYMKKNGFETVKDMVGIVK